A section of the Cottoperca gobio chromosome 17, fCotGob3.1, whole genome shotgun sequence genome encodes:
- the LOC115022753 gene encoding LOW QUALITY PROTEIN: myosin-7-like (The sequence of the model RefSeq protein was modified relative to this genomic sequence to represent the inferred CDS: deleted 2 bases in 2 codons), whose protein sequence is MGDAAMREFGPAAPYLRKSDRERLEAQTRPFDMKKECFVPDADEEYVKASVVSREGDKVTALTAKGKTVTVNECDVHPQNPPKFDKIEDMAMFTFLHEPAVLFNLKERYAAWMIYTYSGLFCVTVNPYKALPVYNQEVVSAYRGKKRTEAPPHIFSISDNGYQYMLSDRENQSILITGESGAGKTVNTKRVIQYFASIAAAGGKKDTGSEKKGTLEDQIIQANPALEAFGNAKTIRNDNSSRFGKFIRIHFAASGKLASADIETYLLEKSRVTYQLKAERDYHIFYQILSQKKPELLEMLLITNNPYDYPFISQGETTVASINDADELMATDDAFDVLGFTQEEKNGIYKLTGAIMHHGNLKFKNKQREEQAEADGTEDIDKIAYLMGLNSADLIKGLCHPRVKVGNEWVTKGQNVQQVNYAIGALAKSVYEKMFLWMVVRINQSLDTKQPRQYFIGVLDIAGFEIFEFNTFEQLCINFTNEKLQQFFNHHMFVLEQEEYKKEGIEWTFIDFGMDLQACIDLIEKPMGIMSILEEECMFPKASDATFKAKLYDNHQGKSANFQKPRIVKGKPEAHFGLMHYAGTVDYNINNWLVKNKDPLNETVVGLYQKSNLKLLSILFINYAGAEAEGGKGGKGGKKKGSSFQTVSALHRENLHKLMTNLRSTHPHFVRCLIPNETKTPGAMENPLVMHQLRCNGVVEGIRICRKGFPNRILYGDFKQRYRILNPAAIPDGQFIDSKKGGEKLLGSLDIDHSQYKFGHTKVFFKAGLLGQLEEMRDDRLSLIITGIQARARGMLARVEFQKIVERRDALLVIQWNIRAFMGVKNWPWMKLFFKIKPLLRSAESEKEMANMKEEFLKLKEAYAKSEARRKELEEKMVSLLQEKNDLQLHVQAEQDNLADAEERCEGLIKNKIQMEAKSKELSERLEDEEEMNAELTAKKRKLEDECSELKKDIDDLELTLAKVEKEKHATENKVKNLVEEMAALDEIIAKLTKEKKALQEAHQQTLDDLQSEEDKVNTLTKAKSKLEQQVDQLEGSLEQEKKIRMDLERAKRKLEGDLKLTQESLMDLENDKQQLEEHLKKKDFEISQLSNKIEDEQAITIQLQKKLKELQARIEELEEELEAERAARAKVEKQRSDLARELEEISERLEEAGGATSLQIEMNKKREAEFQKLRRDLEEATLQHEATAATLRKKQADSVADLGEQIDNLQRVKQKLEKEKSELRLELDDVISNMEHIVKTKTNLEKTCRTVEDQMNEYKTKFEEAHRCINDFNMQKAKLQTENGELTRQLEDKESLVSQLTRGKMSYTQQIEDLKRQLEEESKAKNALAHAVQSARHDCDLLREQYEEEQEAKAELQRGMSKANSEVAQWRTKYETDAIQRTEELEESKKKLAQRLQDAEEAVEAINAKCSSLEKTKHRLQNEIEDLMVDVERSNAAAAALDKKQRNFDKVLSDWKQKYEESQCELESSQKEARSLSTELFKLKNSYEESLDHLETMKRENKNLQEEISDITEQLGESGKNLHEVEKLRKQLEQEKMEIQSALEEAEASLEHEEGKILRAQLEFNQIKSDIERKLAEKDEEMEQSKRNLQRTIDTLQSSLEAECRSRNEALRLKKKMEGDLNEMEIQLSQANRQAAEAQKQLKSVHAHLKDAQLQLDDSLRSNEDLKENNAIVERRNNLLQAELEELRSALEQTERGRKLAEQELLDVSERVQLLHSQNTSLINHKKKLEVDASQLQTEVEEAVQECRNAEEKAKKAITDAAMMAEELKKEQDTSSHLERMKKNMEQTIKDLQHRLDEAEQIAMKGGKKQVQKLEARVRELEGEVESEQKKSSEAVKGIRKYERRIKELTYQTDEDRKNMARLQDLVDKLQLKVKSYKRVSEEAEEQANTHLGKFRKLQHELDEAEERADIAESQVNKLRVKSRDVGSKKGLDEE, encoded by the exons ATGGGTGACGCTGCCATGAGAGAGTTTGGGCCAGCAGCCCCGTACCTGAGGAAGTCAGACAGGGAGCGTCTGGAGGCCCAGACCCGTCCCTTTGACATGAAGAAGGAGTGCTTTGTTCCTGATGCTGACGAGGAATATGTGAAGGCTTCCGTCGTCAGCCGTGAGGGGGACAAAGTCACTGCTCTGACTGCGAAAGGGAAG ACCGTCACGGTGAATGAGTGTGATGTACACCCCCAGAACCCGCCAAAGTTTGATAAAATTGAAGACATGGCGATGTTCACTTTCCTCCATGAGCCCGCTGTGCTGTTTAACCTCAAAGAGCGTTATGCAGCATGGATGATCTAT ACCTACTCTGGGCTCTTCTGTGTGACTGTCAACCCCTACAAGGCGCTGCCAGTCTACAACCAAGAGGTGGTTTCTGCCtacagaggaaagaagaggactGAAGCTCCTCCTCATATATTCTCCATCTCTGACAATGGCTACCAGTACATGCTGTCAG ACAGAGAAAACCAGTCAATCCTTATCAC CGGAGAATCTGGTGCTGGGAAAACTGTCAACACCAAGAGAGTCATCCAGTACTTTGCCAGTATTGCAGCTGCAGGAGGGAAGAAGGACACAGGCTCTGAGAAAAAG GGGACTCTGGAGGATCAAATCATTCAGGCTAACCCAGCTTTAGAGGCCTTTGGTAATGCAAAGACCATCAGGAATGACAACTCATCCAGATTT GGCAAATTTATCAGAATTCACTTTGCAGCCAGTGGAAAGCTGGCCTCAGCTGATATTGAGACAT ATCTGCTGGAAAAATCCCGTGTCACCTATCAGCTGAAGGCTGAGAGAGATTACCACATCTTCTATCAGATTCTGTCTCAGAAGAAACCTGAGCTGCTTG AGATGTTGCTCATCACCAACAACCCCTATGACTACCCCTTCATCTCCCAAGGAGAGACAACAGTAGCCTCCATCAATGATGCTGACGAACTGATGGCCACTGAT GATGCCTTTGATGTGTTGGGCTTTACTCAAGAAGAGAAGAACGGCATTTACAAACTGACTGGTGCCATCATGCATCATGGAAATTTGAAGTTCAAGAACAAGCAGCGTGAAGAGCAGGCAGAGGCTGATGGCACTGAAG ATATTGACAAAATTGCATATCTGATGGGCCTGAACTCTGCCGACCTCATCAAAGGACTCTGTCACCCAAGAGTCAAAGTAGGAAATGAGTGGGTCACCAAGGGACAAAATGTCCAGCAG GTAAACTATGCGATTGGTGCACTGGCTAAATCAGTGTATGAGAAGATGTTTCTGTGGATGGTGGTGAGGATAAACCAATCCCTGGACACCAAGCAGCCTCGCCAGTACTTCATTGGTGTACTGGACATAGCTGGATTTGAGATCTTTGAG TTCAACACCTTTGAGCAGCTGTGCATCAACTTCACCAATGAAAAACTGCAACAGTTTTTCAACCACCACATGTTTGTGCTGGAGCAGGAAGAGTACAAGAAAGAGGGCATTGAATGGACTTTCATAGATTTTGGCATGGATTTGCAGGCCTGTATAGACCTGATTGAAAAG CCCATGGGAATCATGTCCATCCTTGAAGAGGAGTGCATGTTCCCCAAAGCTTCTGATGCCACCTTTAAAGCTAAGCTCTATGACAACCATCAGGGGAAATCTGCTAACTTCCAGAAGCCCAGAATTGTCAAGGGGAAACCAGAGGCCCATTTCGGCCTGATGCACTATGCTGGAACTGTTGATTATAATATCAACAACTGGCTGGTGAAGAACAAGGATCCCCTGAATGAGACCGTTGTTGGACTCTACCAGAAGTCTAATCTCAAACTGTTATCTATCCTGTTTATAAATTACGCAGGAGCAGAAGCAG AAGGTGGAAAGGGGGGCAAAGGAGGCAAGAAGAAAGGTTCATCCTTCCAAACTGTGTCTGCCTTGCACAGG GAGAACCTGCACAAGCTGATGACCAACTTGAGGTCTACTCACCCTCACTTTGTACGCTGCCTCATCCCCAATGAGACCAAGACTCCTGGGGCCATGGAGAACCCTCTGGTGATGCACCAGCTGCGCTGTAATGGTGTGGTGGAAGGTATCAGGATCTGCAGAAAGGGCTTCCCCAACAGGATCCTCTATGGAGATTTCAAACAGAG aTATCGCATTCTGAATCCTGCTGCCATTCCTGACGGTCAGTTTATCGACAGCAAGAAGGGAGGTGAGAAACTTCTTGGGTCTCTGGATATCGATCACAGCCAATACAAGTTTGGTCACACTAAG GTGTTCTTTAAGGCTGGTCTTCTGGGGCAActggaggagatgagagatgacCGTTTGTCACTCATCATCACTGGAATCCAGGCAAGGGCAAGAGGCATGCTGGCAAGAGTGGAATTCCAGAAGATTGTTGAAAGGAG AGATGCACTTTTGGTGATCCAGTGGAACATCAGAGCCTTCATGGGGGTCAAGAATTGGCCCTGGATGAAGCTGTTCTTCAAGATCAAACCTCTGTTGAGATCTGCTGAGTCAGAAAAGGAGATGGCCAACATGAAGGAAGAATTCCTGAAGTTGAAAGAGGCTTACGCAAAATCTGAAGCTCGTAGAAAGGAACTAGAGGAGAAAATGGTCTCTCTTCTTCAAGAGAAGAACGACCTGCAGCTCCATGTCCAGGCT GAGCAAGATAATCTTGCAGATGCAGAGGAAAGATGCGAGGGGCtgatcaaaaacaaaattcagATGGAGGCAAAATCCAAAGAGCTGTCTGAGAGactggaggatgaggaggagatgaaTGCTGAACTGACTGCTAAGAAGAGGAAGCTGGAAGATGAGTGCTCTGAGCTGAAGAAAGACATTGATGACTTAGAGTTAACTCTGGCTAaagtggagaaggagaagcacGCCACCGAGAACAAG GTAAAGAACCTGGTCGAAGAGATGGCCGCTCTGGATGAAATCATTGCTAAGTtgaccaaagaaaagaaagcctTACAGGAAGCTCATCAGCAAACACTGGATGATCTGCAGAGTGAAGAAGACAAAGTCAACACTTTGACCAAGGCCAAGTCTAAGCTGGAGCAGCAAGTGGA CCAGCTTGAAGGTTCACtggaacaagagaagaagattCGGATGGATCTTGAGAGAGCTAAGAGGAAACTAGAGGGAGACTTGAAATTAACCCAGGAGAGCCTGATGGATCTGGAGAATGACAAGCAGCAACTGGAAGAGCATCTAAAAAA GAAAGATTTTGAAATCAGTCAGCTCAGCAATAAAATAGAAGATGAGCAAGCCATAACAATTCAGCTTCAAAAGAAACTGAAGGAGCTCCAG GCCCGCATtgaggagctggaggaagagCTTGAGGCAGAGCGAGCTGCCCGAGCCAAGGTGGAGAAGCAGAGATCAGACTTGgccagagagctggaggagatcaGCGAGCGGCTGGAGGAGGCTGGTGGAGCAACATCTCTGCAGATTGAGATGAACAAGAAGCGGGAGGCCGAGTTCCAGAAACTCCGCAGAGACCTTGAAGAGGCCACTCTGCAGCAC GAAGCCACTGCTGCCACACTCAGGAAGAAGCAAGCTGACAGTGTGGCTGATCTGGGAGAGCAGATTGACAACCTGCAGAGAGTCAAGCAGAAACTTGAGAAGGAGAAGAGTGAGCTCAGGCTGGAGCTGGATGATGTGATCTCCAATATGGAACACATAGTGAAGACAAAG ACAAATCTAGAGAAGACATGCAGGACAGTGGAAGATCAGATGAATGAATACAAGACCAAATTTGAAGAGGCTCATCGCTGCATCAATGACTTCAATATGCAAAAAGCAAAACTTCAAACGGAAAATG GTGAACTCACAAGGCAGCTGGAGGACAAAGAATCTCTGGTATCTCAACTGACGAGAGGAAAAATGTCCTACACTCAACAGATTGAAGATCTAAAGCGACAACTGGAAGAGGAGAGCAAG GCCAAGAATGCATTAGCCCATGCAGTGCAGTCTGCTCGTCATGACTGTGACCTGCTCAGGGAGCAGtatgaggaggagcaggaggccaAGGCTGAATTGCAGCGCGGCATGTCCAAGGCCAACTCTGAGGTGGCTCAGTGGAGAACTAAGTACGAAACTGATGCCATCCAGAGAACCGAGGAACTGGAGGAGTCCAA GAAGAAGCTGGCTCAGCGTCTGCAGGATGCTGAGGAGGCTGTTGAAGCAATCAATGCTAAATGTTCGTCTCTGGAGAAGACCAAACACAGGCTGCAGAATGAGATAGAAGATCTCATGGTGGATGTGGAGAGatctaatgctgctgctgctgctctggacAAGAAGCAAAGGAACTTTGACAAG GTCCTGTCTGATTGGAAACAGAAGTATGAGGAGTCTCAGTGTGAGCTGGAGAGCTCCCAAAAGGAAGCCAGGTCTCTGAGCACTGAGCTCTTCAAACTGAAGAACTCTTATGAGGAGTCTCTGGATCATCTGGAGACcatgaagagagagaacaagaactTACAGG AGGAGATTTCTGACATCACTGAGCAACTTGGTGAGAGTGGAAAGAACCTCCATGAAGTGGAGAAATTACGGAAACAACTGGAACAGGAGAAAATGGAGATCCAGTCTGCTCTTGAGGAAGCTGAG GCCTCCCTGGAGCATGAAGAGGGTAAGATTCTAAGAGCCCAGCTAGAGTTCAATCAAATTAAATCGGATATTGAACGCAAACTAGCAGAGAAAGATGAGGAGATGGAGCAGTCC AAGAGAAACCTGCAGAGGACGATTGACACCCTGCAAAGCTCTCTTGAAGCTGAATGTCGCAGCAGGAATGAGGCTCTCCgtttgaagaagaagatggagggagacCTCAATGAGATGGAGATCCAGCTGAGCCAGGCCAACAGGCAGGCAGCTGAGGCTCAGAAACAACTTAAATCTGTCCATGCACATCTGAAG GATGCTCAGCTCCAGCTTGATGACTCTCTTCGATCCAATGAAGATCTTAAGGAAAACAATGCCATTGTTGAGAGACGTAACAACCTGCTGCAGGCCGAACTGGAGGAGCTCAGGTCTGCTCTGGAGCAAACTGAGAGAGGTCGCAAACTTGCTGAGCAagagctgctggatgttagTGAACGGGTGCAGCTACTGCACTCACAG AACACTAGCCTGATAAATCACAAGAAGAAACTCGAGGTTGACGCTTCCCAGCTTCAGACTGAAGTGGAGGAAGCAGTGCAGGAGTGCAGAAACGCTGAGGAAAAGGCCAAGAAGGCCATTACTGATGCTGCCATGATGGCAGAGGAGCTGAAGAAAGAGCAGGACACCAGTTCTCACCTGGAGCGTATGAAGAAGAACATGGAGCAAACCATCAAAGACCTGCAGCACCGTCTGGATGAAGCTGAACAGATCGCCATGAAGGGAGGCAAGAAGCAGGTGCAGAAGCTCGAGGCCAGG GTGAGGGAGCTGGAGGGTGAGGTGGAGTcggagcagaagaagagcagtgaagcagtgaaggGAATCCGTAAATATGAGAGACGCATCAAAGAGCTCACATACCAG ACTGATGAAGATCGCAAGAATATGGCGCGTCTGCAGGATCTGGTTGACAAACTGCAGCTGAAAGTCAAATCCTATAAGAGAGTTTCGGAGGAGGCT GAAGAGCAGGCCAACACTCATCTGGGGAAGTTCCGTAAACTGCAGCACGAGCTGGATGAGGCTGAAGAGCGAGCTGACATCGCTGAGTCTCAGGTCAACAAGCTACGTGTCAAGAGCCGTGATGTGGGATCAAAG AAAGGGCTAGATGAGGAGTGA